The sequence below is a genomic window from Candidatus Aegiribacteria sp..
GCATTCCAGCATGACCCACTCGAGGGACACCTCCAAGCAACAGTGGGACGAGTACGGCAGAATGATTGAACCGTTTACAAAGAGCGGTAAGCTCTCAGGTCTCCTTGCTCAATTCCCCTATTCATTCAAACCTTCGGAATCGGGCATCCGCTACGTTGAAGAACTCTACGTGAAAACAGAAGAAGTTCCACTCGCTGTAGAATTCAGATACGATGAATGGTACCGAAAGGACATTCTTGACAGGATAAGCGGCGCCGGGATGGCCCTTGTTTCTGTGGATCTTCCCAGGCTTCCCCATCTGCCGCCTCCGGTGGCCATAGGTGGAAAGCCCTTCGGTTATGTAAGATTTCATGGAAGGAATACCTCTCAGTGGTGGAATGGCGGCCCGCTCCGGTATAATTACAGCTACAGCGATGAGGAACTTCAGGCATGGCAACCTGCTATAAACAGGTTGGGCGCGGAATCCGGAAAGATGTTCGTAATGTTCAACAACTGTCATTTTGGTCAGGCCGTCAGAGACGCGATTAGAATGAAAGAACTATTTGCAGGAGAATTATTATGAAAAATGTGTTGGTACTGCTTTCAATTTGTACCACTGCGGTTGTGATTTTACCGGGTACGGGCTGCGGAGTTACCAATCCGGTCATATCAGCCGATTTCCCCTTTTACTTTCTTCAGGACATATCCACCTCAAATATTCCTTCCAGCTGCTGTTACCTCAAAGAGGGTAAAGATGGTATAGCCGCGTCGGACAGCCTTTACTTCGTGGATTACGAACATGGCTACTGCCTGGCCCGCGTAGACCTACAGGGATATACGGTAGAAGATGTGGGAGCAACCGCGGAGGGCGGTTATGCCCTTGCGTTATGCGGTAACCTTCTCTTTTACGTTAGCAACAGTACCTATGTTGTACACAGCCCTGTTGCCCTCAGCGCCTACGGCAGATTCATTCTGACAGATCCGACAGGTGGCAGCTGGCACCTCTATTCCGTTGGGGCAAACGGAACAATTACAACCATCAACTCTCAGTCATGGGATGTGACGGCTGTCGATGCGGTATCGGGGTTGCAGGATCCCGTAGCGGCTGTAATCACTTCCGATGGAACCGCAATATTTATAGTTGACGGTAACGATAACACCATCAAGAAGATATCCACGGGTGATCTCACCACGGTAACGGCTGAATGCGTAGTTCCCGGAGGGGTAAACGATCTCTACGCCGGCCCCGGTAATCTAATTTACGCAGCTCCCGATTCGTTGGATGCGATATGGGGAATCGATACAGGGACAGGCCAGCGTTATTCCACCTATCCAATATCCAGCCCGGCGTTATCAGTGGCGGTAACTCCCAACGATCATTACATCTATGTAGGTCACAAGAGCAGCGGTGTTTCGGTAATCAATGCCCAGAATAACAATGTGGAAGCTACTTCATCAACCTACGGCACGGTGCAGGATATCGCAATAAATGGAACCAACAACCGGGCGATGCTCTGCTCTAACCTTGCCAGGATATTCACCCTTGAGAAGTAGCAATGGAATCAAACACTTCTGAAACACATCGGTATTGACGCCAGCGATACTACTGTAGTACTATAATATCATGCCAAGAAAGATCAGAGAACTTATTCGAGAATTGAAGCAGGCAGGATTTGTAAATCGTGGTGGAAAAGGGAATCATCGTAATTTCAAGCACCCCTGTGGAGAAAAAATCACT
It includes:
- a CDS encoding type II toxin-antitoxin system HicA family toxin codes for the protein MPRKIRELIRELKQAGFVNRGGKGNHRNFKHPCGEKITVSGNPGHDAKKYQERAVEKAISEVKNETSR
- a CDS encoding DUF72 domain-containing protein, which codes for MNAELLQSKTDLQVGTSGYSFPDWVGPFYPPSTQKGKMLDFYSEHFSSVEVNSTYYRIMHPKISWNMVNKTPDDFQFIVKLHSSMTHSRDTSKQQWDEYGRMIEPFTKSGKLSGLLAQFPYSFKPSESGIRYVEELYVKTEEVPLAVEFRYDEWYRKDILDRISGAGMALVSVDLPRLPHLPPPVAIGGKPFGYVRFHGRNTSQWWNGGPLRYNYSYSDEELQAWQPAINRLGAESGKMFVMFNNCHFGQAVRDAIRMKELFAGELL